In Sphaerospermopsis torques-reginae ITEP-024, the genomic window TATCGCTGGCAAATATTATTAAAATTTGCCCCTGATGCACTGCCTAATTTACCAGATTGGGAAGAAATCAGAAAGATTAGTAATTCTGCCTCAGTCAGCTTAACAATTGATGTTGATCCCATCAATATCATGTAATTAAAACAGATGATCTCGTTCCCAGTCTCTGACTGGGAATGCTATTCAGAGGATCTGCCTCTGCTTTAATTGCTATTAATCTTCTATTTTTCAGTAGCGATAATGTGCAAATCTATTTTTTTATCTCTAATTAAATCCATTAATCGCTGAGTAAAAGAACCTTTAATAAATCTTTTCCATCTGGGTTGTTGACTTTCACCAATAACGATTTGTGTAATGTGATGGGTAGCAGCAACCTGAGCTATTTCTTTAGGAACATTACTACTTTTAACGTGCAGAAACTCACCACCAAACTCTCGACAAAGTTTTTCACAAGTATCTATGTGTAAACTTTCTTGTTTAGTGAGAAATCTTTCAGGATCAGCTATAAATACAGCATAAAGTGGGGCATTCATATAATTGGCAAGTCGCGCCCCACGGCGTAATAATTGTAGAGAATTAGGATAAGTAGATATACAAACTAAAACTCGTTCATGAATATTATAAATTTGTCCAACAACAGTTGAAGTATTTGCTTCCTCCTCCACTGTATCTGCTACTTCTCTTAATGCTAATTCCCGCAAAGCAATCAAATTTCGACGCTGAAAAAAGTTTTCTAAAGATTGCTCAATTTTGTTAGCAGCATAGATTTTTCCTTCAAGCAAACGCTCTTCCAAAGTCTCTGGAGTCACATCAATTACAACCACCTCATCTGCTTCATCCAGCACCCGATCTGGAATGCGTTCTCGCACTACAACACCTGTTATTCTTGCCACCAAATCATTTAAACTTTCCAAATGTTGAATATTTAAAGTCGAGTAAACATCTATGCCAGATTCTAAAATTACTGCCACATCTTGATAGCGTTTTTCTCTATCAGAACCCGGTATATTTGTATGTGCTAATTCGTCAATTAACACCAGTTGGGGAGAGCGTTCTAAAATTGCCTCCGTGTCCATTTCTAGCAGTTTGATATTCTGTTTAATAATGGATTTTCTGGTAATTACTTCTAATCCTTCAGCTTTGAGAGCAGTTTCTTTGCGTCCATGAGTTTCTAAAATGCCAATAACAACATCAATCCCCTCTTGTTTCAGTTGATGTGCTTCCTCTAGCATTTTATAAGTTTTACCCACACCGGGAGCCATACCAATAAAAATTTTATGTTTCCCTCGACGAGCAGGACGGATATAAGAACTATCAGGGGAGCGAGTAGAAGAATAAAACATGAGTTAATTTCCTAATAATTACCTGATTTTATCTAATGCAAGATTCAATTTTAAAACATTCATTCCAGGTTCACCAAATATACCCAAAAAACGCCTATCTGTGTTTTGAGAAATTAAAATTTCTAGTTGCTGTGATTCAATTCCTCTTGCTTTAGCAATGCGTGAAATTTGCACCTTTGCACTTTCAGGAGTAATGTGAGGATCAAGACTAGAACCAGAAGTATAAACTAAATCAGCCGTTGGTTGAATTTCTGCTTTTCTTAGTTTATTAATTTCACCTTCATTACCATTAATTCTTGCTAACAATGCGGGATTACTAGGAGCTAAATTACTAGCACCAGATACACCAGTTTTCAAAATTCCAGCTTCATCATTTTTCGGGTTTGTGGTGCTATAGTTAGTAGTGCTAGGACGACTCCAAAAATACTTTTCACTGGTAAAAGGTTGACCAATCAAAGCAGAACCAATCACCACACCTTGGGAATTTGTAATTAAACTGCCATTTGCTTGAAAAGAAAAAGCAACCTGTCCTGAAATTAACATAAATAAGGGATAGATAAAGGTTGTTATCACCCATAAAACTAAAGTTGAACGAATAGCTTTACTAATTTGGTGTCTCTGACTCATATTAAAATCTCTCCATTTCAAAAATATTAAAGTTTTTGTTGGGTTGCGCTATCGCTTAACCCAACCTACGAATTACAAATTAGTAATTAAAACCTCTCAGGTTGAAAAATCACAACAAACAAATAAACACAAAGACAGAGAGTAACAAGTCCTAATAAAGTAATTGTGTAAGCAGAAAAACGTGATTCTGTTCCAGGTATCGCTGCTTGAACTGCTGGAGCTAATAATACATTAACGCAAAGCAGTAAAAACAAAATCAGAGGAAGACGATGACCTTTAGAAAATGCCATTTGTAAATATTCCATAATTCTAAAATCCAAAATCTAAAATTCTAAAATTGATTAAGCTAAACCCACAGACACAATTAAAACATCAATAATTTTGATAGCGATAAAAGGAGCAAGCACACCACCCAAACCATAAATAAAGATATTTCTTTGCAAAAGTTGGTCAGCAGTTAAAGGACGAAATTTCACACCAGTTAATGCTAAAGGAATCAAATCCGGAATAATTAAAGCATTGTAAATTAAAGCTGATAAAACAGCAGATTGGGTACTAGCTAAACCCATAATATTTAATCCACTCACACCAATACCAGGGAAAATTGCCGGAATAATTGCAAAGTATTTAGCGACATCATTAGCAATAGAAAAAGTGGTTAAAGCTCCACGAGTAATGAGTAATTGTTTGCCAATAGTCACGATATCAATTAATTTTGTGGGATCAGAATCTAAGTCTACCATATTAGCAGCTTCCTTTGCCGCTTGTGTACCAGAATTCATCGCTACACCCACATTTGCTTGAGCTAAAGCTGGTGCATCATTAGTACCATCTCCAGTCATAGCAACTAATTTTCCTTGAGCTTGTTCAGCGCGAATTACTTCAATTTTATCCTCTGGAGTTGCTTCGGCAATAAAATCATCTACCCCTGCTTCTTGGGCAATAACTGAAGCTGTAAGGCGGTTATCTCCTGTTAACATTATAGTTTTAATACCCATTCTTCGCATTTGGGCAAATCGTTCTTTAATCCCTGGTTTGATAATATCTTTGAGATAAATTACACCGTAAATCTCATCATTTTGACAAACTGCTAAAGGTGTACCACCTAACTTAGAAACTCGCTCATAAGCAGCATCAAGTTCTGGTGTGAATTGTCCATTCCGAGAACGCACAAATCCTTTAATTGCATCTACAGCACCTTTGCGAATTTCCACACCATTGGGTAAATTAATGCCACTCATTCGCGTTTTAGCAGAAAATTCTATACCCTCCGCAGTTTGGGGGTTAAAATCTAATTTTGCTCCTAATGATTCTGCTAATTTAACAATAGATTTTCCTTCAGGAGTTTCATCAAAAATACTGGATGCTAAACAAATTTTTGCAACTTCATCTAAAGAATGATCTTTGACCGGAATAAATTCTTCAGCCATGCGGTTTCCTAAAGTAATAGTTCCCGTTTTATCTAAAACCAAAGTATTAATATCTCCACAGGCTTCTACAGCCCTACCAGATGTGGCTATGACGTTAAATTGAGCGACTCTATCCATACCGGCGATACCAATAGCACTCAATAAACCGCCAATTGTGGTAGGAATTAACGCCACTAATAAAGCAATTAATACCGCAATACTCACAGGTGATTTAACATAAACTGACACAGTTGGTAAAGTGGCAATTACCACTAAAAAAACCTGAGTTAAAACTGCTAAAAGCACAGTTAAAGCAATTTCATTAGGGGTTTTAGTTCTCGCTGCACCCTCAACTAAAGAAATCATTCGATCAATAAAACTTTGTCCCGGATCTGATGTAACTTTAATGATTAATTCATCAGAAATAATGCGTGTTCCTCCGGTGACAGAACTAGCAATATCTGTTCCCGGTTGTTTTAATACTGGTGCAGATTCTCCAGTAATAGCAGATTCATCTACAGAAGCTACTCCAGAAATTACTTCTCCGTCTGCGGGGATCACATCACCAGCGATAACTTTAATTTGGTCGCCACGACGCAAAGTAGTAGAATTAACTTCTTGAATAGAACCATCAGGGAGAAGTTTTTTAGCTGTAACATCTGATTTTGTCGCTCTTAAAGAATCAGCTTGAGCTTTTCCTCTACCTTCTGCAACTGCTTCTGCAAAATTGGCAAAAATAAGAGTAAAGAACAAAATCAAGGTAATTAAACCATTAAAAAATCGCGGATTATTCCCAGATGTAACACCAAAAAGATTAGGTTCAATAGTCACTAAAGCTGTAATAATTGTCCCCACCCACACCAAAAACATCAC contains:
- a CDS encoding sensor protein KdpD, giving the protein MFYSSTRSPDSSYIRPARRGKHKIFIGMAPGVGKTYKMLEEAHQLKQEGIDVVIGILETHGRKETALKAEGLEVITRKSIIKQNIKLLEMDTEAILERSPQLVLIDELAHTNIPGSDREKRYQDVAVILESGIDVYSTLNIQHLESLNDLVARITGVVVRERIPDRVLDEADEVVVIDVTPETLEERLLEGKIYAANKIEQSLENFFQRRNLIALRELALREVADTVEEEANTSTVVGQIYNIHERVLVCISTYPNSLQLLRRGARLANYMNAPLYAVFIADPERFLTKQESLHIDTCEKLCREFGGEFLHVKSSNVPKEIAQVAATHHITQIVIGESQQPRWKRFIKGSFTQRLMDLIRDKKIDLHIIATEK
- the kdpC gene encoding K(+)-transporting ATPase subunit C yields the protein MSQRHQISKAIRSTLVLWVITTFIYPLFMLISGQVAFSFQANGSLITNSQGVVIGSALIGQPFTSEKYFWSRPSTTNYSTTNPKNDEAGILKTGVSGASNLAPSNPALLARINGNEGEINKLRKAEIQPTADLVYTSGSSLDPHITPESAKVQISRIAKARGIESQQLEILISQNTDRRFLGIFGEPGMNVLKLNLALDKIR
- the kdpF gene encoding K(+)-transporting ATPase subunit F — encoded protein: MEYLQMAFSKGHRLPLILFLLLCVNVLLAPAVQAAIPGTESRFSAYTITLLGLVTLCLCVYLFVVIFQPERF
- the kdpB gene encoding potassium-transporting ATPase subunit KdpB, which codes for MKITKTRQQRKHTPKIKSSGLYSRAFTQAFVKLNPRHLIKNPVMFLVWVGTIITALVTIEPNLFGVTSGNNPRFFNGLITLILFFTLIFANFAEAVAEGRGKAQADSLRATKSDVTAKKLLPDGSIQEVNSTTLRRGDQIKVIAGDVIPADGEVISGVASVDESAITGESAPVLKQPGTDIASSVTGGTRIISDELIIKVTSDPGQSFIDRMISLVEGAARTKTPNEIALTVLLAVLTQVFLVVIATLPTVSVYVKSPVSIAVLIALLVALIPTTIGGLLSAIGIAGMDRVAQFNVIATSGRAVEACGDINTLVLDKTGTITLGNRMAEEFIPVKDHSLDEVAKICLASSIFDETPEGKSIVKLAESLGAKLDFNPQTAEGIEFSAKTRMSGINLPNGVEIRKGAVDAIKGFVRSRNGQFTPELDAAYERVSKLGGTPLAVCQNDEIYGVIYLKDIIKPGIKERFAQMRRMGIKTIMLTGDNRLTASVIAQEAGVDDFIAEATPEDKIEVIRAEQAQGKLVAMTGDGTNDAPALAQANVGVAMNSGTQAAKEAANMVDLDSDPTKLIDIVTIGKQLLITRGALTTFSIANDVAKYFAIIPAIFPGIGVSGLNIMGLASTQSAVLSALIYNALIIPDLIPLALTGVKFRPLTADQLLQRNIFIYGLGGVLAPFIAIKIIDVLIVSVGLA